In Exiguobacterium sibiricum 7-3, a genomic segment contains:
- the nagE gene encoding N-acetylglucosamine-specific PTS transporter subunit IIBC translates to MLQFLQRIGKALMLPIAVLPAAGIVLRLGSADMLDVPLMVAAGGAIFDNLPLIFAIGVAIGLSIDASGAAGLAGAVGYLVLKTGVDSMNKDYSNAQIQAKYDAIAAIINDSSTKVDGATLSSIANQATLGSMVNMAVFGGIIAGIVAGLLYNRFYNIKLPDWLAFFGGRRFVPIITSAAMLVLAFVFGYLWPFIEDGINNAGEWMVSLGAGGAALFGFFNRLLIPVGLHHVLNNIFWFVFGSYEKADGTIANGDIARFFAGDPTAGIYQAGFFPIMMFALPAAAAAMVMAARKENRKAVAGAMIGLGLTSFLTGITEPIEFSFMFLSPVLYVIHAVLTGVSMAVVNLLGILHGFSFSAGFIDYVLNFGIATKPLLLLVVGLVFAVIYYFLFYFMITKFDLKTPGREDETLVTDAGPVTGVSEDKYEQQAARIFAGLQGTENVTSIDNCATRLRLQVKDSTIIDEAAIKAAGAKGVMKMGAKNVQIIIGTDVEFVADAMKRQK, encoded by the coding sequence ATGTTGCAGTTTCTTCAACGAATCGGTAAGGCTTTAATGCTACCGATCGCCGTTTTACCAGCCGCAGGAATTGTCCTTCGACTCGGTTCAGCCGACATGTTGGATGTTCCATTAATGGTGGCAGCAGGTGGTGCGATTTTTGATAACCTTCCACTGATTTTTGCGATTGGTGTCGCGATTGGATTATCCATTGATGCCAGTGGAGCTGCCGGTTTGGCAGGGGCAGTCGGATATTTGGTCTTAAAAACGGGCGTCGACTCTATGAACAAGGATTATTCAAACGCTCAAATTCAGGCCAAATATGATGCGATTGCCGCCATTATAAATGACTCCTCGACAAAAGTGGATGGAGCGACCTTAAGTTCCATTGCCAATCAGGCTACCTTGGGGTCAATGGTCAATATGGCTGTATTCGGTGGGATTATTGCCGGTATCGTCGCCGGCTTGTTATACAATCGATTTTACAATATTAAATTACCGGATTGGTTGGCGTTCTTCGGTGGACGTCGTTTCGTTCCAATCATTACTTCGGCTGCCATGCTGGTCCTGGCATTCGTCTTCGGTTACTTGTGGCCGTTCATTGAAGATGGTATCAATAATGCGGGAGAATGGATGGTCAGTCTCGGAGCAGGAGGAGCCGCACTGTTTGGATTCTTCAATCGTCTGTTGATTCCTGTTGGTCTTCACCATGTATTAAACAATATTTTCTGGTTTGTCTTCGGTTCATATGAAAAAGCAGATGGAACGATTGCGAATGGAGATATCGCACGGTTCTTCGCAGGAGATCCGACAGCCGGTATTTATCAAGCAGGATTTTTCCCGATCATGATGTTCGCTTTACCGGCAGCGGCCGCAGCGATGGTCATGGCAGCACGTAAAGAAAATCGGAAAGCAGTCGCAGGAGCGATGATTGGCCTTGGATTAACGTCGTTCCTGACAGGAATCACGGAACCAATTGAGTTTTCGTTCATGTTCTTGTCTCCAGTACTATATGTCATCCATGCCGTGCTGACGGGTGTTTCAATGGCTGTCGTCAACTTACTCGGTATATTGCACGGATTCTCCTTCTCAGCCGGGTTCATCGATTATGTCTTGAACTTCGGAATCGCGACGAAACCATTACTTTTACTGGTCGTCGGTCTGGTATTCGCCGTCATCTATTACTTCCTGTTCTACTTCATGATCACGAAATTCGATTTGAAGACGCCTGGTCGTGAGGATGAAACACTTGTGACGGATGCAGGTCCTGTCACAGGAGTATCGGAAGATAAGTATGAGCAACAAGCAGCCCGGATTTTTGCGGGATTACAAGGAACGGAAAATGTCACATCAATTGATAACTGTGCGACACGTCTCCGTCTCCAGGTGAAAGATTCAACTATCATTGATGAAGCGGCGATTAAAGCCGCAGGCGCAAAAGGTGTCATGAAGATGGGCGCCAAAAATGTCCAAATCATTATTGGGACGGATGTTGAATTCGTCGCTGATGCGATGAAACGTCAAAAATAA
- a CDS encoding CsbD family protein has product MSHDSGLSKKTDGLVDKVAGKAKEALGKATGDKSTEREGKKDQLKGDAKKTVGNVQQNLEDTNRR; this is encoded by the coding sequence ATGTCACACGATAGCGGATTAAGCAAAAAAACGGATGGTTTAGTTGATAAAGTTGCTGGAAAAGCGAAAGAAGCGCTCGGAAAAGCAACAGGAGATAAGTCAACAGAACGTGAAGGAAAAAAAGATCAGCTTAAAGGCGATGCTAAAAAAACGGTTGGGAATGTTCAACAGAATCTCGAAGATACAAATCGTCGTTAA
- a CDS encoding ornithine--oxo-acid transaminase → MNQTEKIITQTEKFGAHNYHPLPIVISEAEGVFVKDPEGREYMDMLSAYSAVNQGHRHPKIIEALKRQADKITLTSRAFHNDQLGFFYEKVAQLTGKDMVLPMNTGAEAVETAVKAARRWAYEVKQIPGDAEIIVCEGNFHGRTMTAVSMSTEAEYQRGFGPLLPGIKTIPYGDLEALKGAITENTAAFIVEPIQGEAGILIPYEGFLKDAQDVCKEQNVLLVSDEIQSGLGRSGKWFASDWDNVTPDMYILGKALGGGVFPISCVAANHDILSVFNPGSHGSTFGGNPLACAVSVASLEVLEEEKLPERSLELGTYFMNRLKEIDNPMIKEVRGRGLFIGVELTEAARPYCEALKEKGLLCKETHETVIRFAPPLVITKEELDWAFERIEQVLGVSVAQ, encoded by the coding sequence ATGAATCAGACAGAGAAAATCATCACACAGACAGAAAAATTTGGGGCACACAACTATCATCCACTTCCAATCGTCATCTCAGAGGCAGAAGGGGTTTTCGTTAAAGATCCAGAAGGACGCGAATATATGGATATGCTCAGTGCCTATTCAGCCGTGAACCAAGGACACCGTCATCCGAAAATCATCGAGGCACTGAAACGACAAGCGGATAAAATTACGCTGACATCCCGTGCATTTCATAATGACCAGTTGGGATTCTTTTATGAGAAAGTCGCACAATTGACAGGGAAAGACATGGTCTTGCCGATGAACACAGGGGCAGAAGCGGTCGAGACAGCAGTCAAGGCAGCGCGTCGTTGGGCTTACGAAGTTAAACAAATTCCAGGCGATGCCGAAATCATCGTTTGCGAAGGTAACTTCCATGGTCGGACAATGACAGCGGTCTCGATGTCGACAGAAGCCGAGTATCAACGTGGATTCGGACCACTCTTACCGGGGATTAAAACGATTCCGTACGGAGATCTGGAAGCACTTAAAGGCGCCATTACGGAAAATACGGCGGCCTTCATTGTTGAGCCGATTCAAGGGGAAGCGGGTATCCTGATTCCATATGAAGGTTTCTTGAAAGATGCCCAAGACGTCTGTAAAGAACAAAACGTATTACTCGTCTCAGATGAAATCCAATCAGGACTAGGTCGTTCGGGTAAATGGTTTGCTTCGGACTGGGACAACGTAACACCAGACATGTACATCTTAGGAAAAGCACTTGGTGGTGGCGTATTCCCGATTTCTTGTGTAGCTGCCAATCATGATATCCTGAGTGTCTTTAATCCGGGATCGCATGGTTCGACATTTGGCGGCAATCCATTGGCCTGTGCCGTGTCAGTCGCTTCACTCGAAGTACTGGAAGAAGAGAAGTTACCGGAACGCTCACTAGAGCTCGGAACATACTTTATGAACCGTCTAAAAGAAATCGACAATCCAATGATTAAAGAAGTTCGTGGACGCGGATTATTCATTGGTGTTGAATTGACAGAAGCGGCTCGTCCGTATTGCGAAGCATTAAAGGAAAAAGGTTTACTCTGCAAAGAAACACACGAGACAGTCATCCGTTTTGCACCACCACTCGTCATTACAAAAGAAGAGTTAGATTGGGCATTCGAACGGATTGAACAAGTCCTCGGTGTTTCGGTCGCACAGTAA
- a CDS encoding bifunctional diguanylate cyclase/phosphodiesterase: protein MDRSTINSYETVMQGFPLPAFILHVDLTVHSWNEAAESCWGWSAQEVTGQLVPLLNPEDAAFSRQIWHSFLEKRQSMQLPNTTFLHKSGDRSTSMLLISPLFDEKNEPAGAFFCQLPSSSQQNGSKPLFQGLMDLRYAFDQIACVAIFDARGTIQYANTNLTDVTGFCPHLLLGQPWAILLDSSEEVLPMIRSQIKKKKAWSGKLSISTQDESKKVFHATLIPIYDVNGVRFQHIFIGTDITETEHLEQELDFLVHHNEMTHLLNKRGFLREGQTLFSKASDEIPVSLILFDIDRFKVINDSFGTHVGDQLLQALAKRLSQHAKQLLTFHPTSDLFGLLLEVTDRNALFQYARKLQQVLQRPYYINGHSLIISCTFGITVYPSEAKSLEDLYRRSEMALYAGKSIGTGTIQYLTHEMDEQFTRKLQLERSLFTALEDQALHLVYQPIINLKTKHIDGFEALLRWNHTALGSIPPDEFIPLAEEAALITPINNWVVIEACERLALWQKQIAADLTMAINISPHQFQSDSFVRTLQHVVAQKNINPQFVTLELTENIAILQTQRTIERMQLIKALGFRLSIDDFGTGYSSLQYLRAFPIDELKIDKVFIDGIDLGENGLLDSIIQLGQNLKLNLVAEGVETTTALNYLEATACQQMQGFIFSEPLSVDEVELRFGSSNPED from the coding sequence ATGGATCGTTCGACCATTAATTCCTACGAAACTGTCATGCAAGGATTTCCTTTACCTGCATTTATCTTACACGTTGATTTAACCGTCCATTCTTGGAATGAGGCTGCCGAATCCTGCTGGGGCTGGTCGGCACAAGAAGTTACCGGACAACTGGTTCCGCTCCTTAATCCGGAAGACGCTGCGTTTAGTCGGCAAATCTGGCATTCATTTTTAGAAAAACGACAGTCGATGCAATTACCGAATACAACATTTCTGCATAAATCAGGTGACCGTTCAACATCCATGTTGCTCATCTCACCGCTCTTTGACGAAAAAAATGAGCCCGCAGGTGCTTTTTTCTGTCAGCTTCCCTCTTCCAGTCAACAGAACGGAAGCAAACCATTATTTCAAGGATTGATGGATTTACGATATGCGTTTGATCAAATCGCTTGTGTCGCAATATTTGATGCACGGGGAACGATTCAATATGCCAATACCAATTTGACGGATGTCACGGGATTTTGTCCACACCTGTTGCTCGGTCAACCTTGGGCGATATTATTAGATTCGTCCGAAGAGGTCCTCCCCATGATCCGCTCCCAAATCAAGAAGAAAAAAGCTTGGTCCGGAAAGCTATCGATATCGACCCAGGATGAGTCTAAAAAAGTGTTTCATGCCACTTTGATTCCGATTTATGACGTAAACGGTGTCCGTTTCCAACATATTTTCATCGGTACCGATATTACGGAAACCGAACATCTCGAACAGGAACTTGATTTTTTAGTCCATCATAACGAAATGACACATCTGCTGAATAAACGAGGGTTTCTCCGTGAAGGTCAGACATTATTTTCAAAAGCATCCGACGAAATTCCCGTTTCACTCATCCTATTTGATATTGACCGATTTAAAGTCATCAACGATTCTTTCGGGACACATGTAGGGGATCAATTGTTACAGGCGCTTGCCAAACGTTTGTCCCAACATGCCAAACAGCTGTTGACGTTCCATCCGACGAGTGACTTGTTTGGTTTATTGCTAGAAGTCACCGACCGGAATGCCTTGTTCCAGTATGCTCGGAAACTGCAACAAGTGTTGCAACGTCCATATTATATTAACGGACACTCCTTAATCATCTCCTGTACGTTCGGAATTACCGTCTATCCTTCGGAAGCCAAATCACTGGAAGATTTGTACCGTCGTTCGGAGATGGCTTTGTATGCCGGAAAATCAATCGGAACAGGAACGATTCAATATTTGACTCATGAAATGGACGAACAGTTCACCCGGAAATTACAGCTCGAACGATCGCTATTTACGGCTTTAGAGGATCAGGCCCTTCATTTGGTATATCAGCCGATCATCAATCTGAAGACGAAGCATATCGATGGATTCGAAGCGCTGTTACGGTGGAATCATACGGCACTCGGGAGCATTCCTCCTGATGAGTTCATTCCCCTCGCGGAAGAAGCCGCTTTGATTACTCCGATCAACAACTGGGTTGTCATCGAAGCCTGCGAACGACTCGCACTTTGGCAGAAACAGATTGCGGCTGATTTGACGATGGCTATCAACATTTCACCGCACCAGTTCCAAAGCGATTCGTTTGTCCGGACCTTACAACATGTCGTAGCGCAAAAAAATATCAATCCTCAATTCGTGACACTCGAACTGACGGAAAATATCGCGATTTTGCAGACACAACGGACGATCGAACGGATGCAACTGATTAAAGCCCTTGGTTTCCGGTTATCCATTGATGATTTCGGAACAGGTTATTCTTCCTTACAGTATTTGCGTGCCTTTCCGATTGATGAACTCAAGATTGATAAAGTCTTCATTGACGGAATCGATTTAGGAGAAAACGGATTGCTCGATTCAATCATTCAACTTGGTCAAAACTTAAAGTTGAATCTTGTCGCGGAAGGTGTCGAAACGACAACTGCTCTTAATTATTTAGAAGCGACCGCTTGCCAGCAAATGCAAGGATTTATTTTTTCAGAACCGTTGTCTGTTGATGAAGTAGAACTTCGTTTTGGTTCATCAAATCCCGAAGACTGA
- a CDS encoding basic amino acid/polyamine antiporter — protein MNQQKIGFFALAAMVIGSMVGGGAFNLPGAMAQKASAGPILIGWGITGLGMIMLALVFQHLANSKPELEGGIYAYAREGFGRFVGFNSAWGYWVSAWIGTVANITLVFNALSYFFPIFSSENRVFLLVMSIIVVWGLFFIVSSGIKEATLVNLITTIAKLVPILIFILLVAIAFNVKTFNLNFWGEGTELGSIFTQVKGTMLVTLWAFVGIEGAVVLSTRANKRSDVGKATVVGLVGVLVIYILISVLSLGVLNQEQLAGLQEPTMAYVLEAAIGPFGATLIMIGLIISLSGALLGWTILASEISYLVAKDGAFPKFFAKTNRKGAPVGALLITQIATQFVAGIALFSAQTYLVLSSIAGICALLPYLLSAVYSVRFSRAERNTKMLIFSTIAAAYSLWLVYASGIWYIVIAALVYAPGIIAYLMAEREQKRDGMSRYEMIASGILILLAAVAVYGMVGGQIQL, from the coding sequence ATGAATCAACAAAAAATCGGCTTTTTTGCTTTAGCCGCAATGGTCATTGGATCGATGGTCGGTGGAGGTGCCTTTAATCTGCCGGGAGCAATGGCTCAAAAAGCGAGTGCGGGTCCGATTTTAATCGGATGGGGAATTACGGGTCTTGGTATGATCATGTTGGCCCTGGTTTTCCAACACTTGGCAAACAGTAAACCGGAACTCGAGGGGGGCATTTACGCGTATGCCCGTGAAGGATTCGGACGCTTTGTCGGTTTTAACAGCGCTTGGGGATATTGGGTCTCGGCTTGGATCGGGACAGTTGCCAACATCACGTTGGTCTTTAATGCACTCAGTTACTTTTTCCCGATTTTCTCATCAGAAAATCGTGTATTTTTGTTAGTGATGAGTATTATTGTCGTATGGGGACTGTTTTTCATCGTTTCGAGCGGGATTAAAGAAGCGACGCTCGTCAACTTGATTACAACAATCGCGAAACTCGTTCCGATTTTGATCTTTATTTTATTAGTAGCGATTGCTTTTAATGTGAAGACGTTTAACCTTAATTTTTGGGGAGAAGGAACAGAATTAGGCAGCATCTTTACGCAAGTCAAAGGGACGATGCTTGTGACGCTCTGGGCCTTCGTTGGGATTGAAGGTGCTGTCGTGTTATCAACACGTGCCAACAAACGGAGTGATGTCGGGAAAGCGACAGTCGTAGGACTTGTCGGGGTACTTGTCATCTACATCTTGATTTCCGTCTTATCTCTCGGTGTTTTGAATCAGGAACAATTGGCTGGATTACAAGAACCGACAATGGCTTATGTGCTCGAAGCTGCCATTGGTCCGTTTGGAGCGACGTTGATTATGATCGGATTGATCATTTCGTTATCCGGAGCATTGCTCGGATGGACGATTCTTGCATCTGAAATTTCCTACCTCGTCGCTAAAGACGGTGCGTTTCCGAAATTCTTTGCAAAGACGAACCGAAAAGGAGCGCCGGTTGGTGCATTGCTGATCACTCAAATTGCGACCCAATTCGTTGCGGGTATCGCTTTATTTTCGGCACAAACGTATCTGGTCTTATCCAGTATTGCCGGAATTTGTGCCTTGTTACCATATCTGTTGTCTGCCGTGTACAGTGTTCGTTTTTCACGAGCAGAACGTAATACGAAGATGTTGATCTTCTCGACCATTGCCGCTGCCTATTCACTTTGGCTCGTCTATGCTTCAGGTATTTGGTATATCGTCATCGCAGCTCTCGTCTATGCACCGGGTATCATTGCTTACCTAATGGCAGAGCGGGAACAGAAACGGGACGGCATGTCCCGTTACGAAATGATTGCGAGTGGGATTTTAATTTTATTAGCCGCCGTTGCCGTTTACGGGATGGTCGGTGGACAAATTCAATTGTAA
- a CDS encoding MgtC/SapB family protein → MNWIHSFQLEDFFKLMIAALFGIIIGFEREIKNKPVGIRTSLVITLISCLLTIVSIKSVLLYSTIAPNVQMDPMRLVAQVVAGIGFIGAGVILRRPHDIVSGLTTAAIIWAASGIGIALGAGFILEATFLVLFLFFSLEGLTWVMKQFNNSRFEANVIVAHLTLAAGTDAQTVKKALEDQGVRITNIRLRGHPQQLTLRMYSPHKLTIFILYDYLKTLGIEHIDLDQ, encoded by the coding sequence ATGAATTGGATCCATTCGTTCCAACTAGAGGACTTTTTTAAATTGATGATAGCCGCACTGTTCGGTATCATCATTGGATTCGAACGCGAAATCAAAAATAAGCCTGTTGGTATACGTACTAGCCTCGTAATTACCCTGATCAGTTGTCTGTTAACCATCGTTTCCATTAAATCCGTCTTACTGTACAGCACAATTGCCCCCAATGTCCAAATGGACCCGATGCGGCTTGTCGCCCAAGTCGTAGCTGGAATCGGTTTCATCGGTGCCGGTGTAATTTTACGACGGCCGCACGATATCGTCAGTGGCTTAACGACGGCTGCCATCATTTGGGCGGCTAGTGGAATCGGAATTGCACTTGGAGCCGGATTTATCTTAGAAGCGACGTTTTTAGTTCTCTTTTTATTTTTTTCGTTAGAAGGACTGACCTGGGTCATGAAACAGTTCAATAACAGCCGATTCGAAGCCAATGTCATCGTTGCACACCTGACTCTCGCAGCAGGAACAGATGCCCAAACGGTCAAAAAAGCATTGGAAGATCAAGGTGTCCGCATTACCAACATTCGGTTACGCGGTCATCCACAACAGTTGACTTTACGGATGTATTCGCCTCATAAACTGACGATATTCATACTTTATGACTACTTGAAAACACTCGGAATTGAGCATATAGACCTTGATCAATAG
- a CDS encoding peptide ABC transporter substrate-binding protein yields MKKQTKIAFAGLSSMALLAVAACGQSNESDGNSSSSKEKKQEVTLISTTDVPQLDPTKTTDSTSIIVTNNVFEGLYRLDGDNKPTAGIAESVEVSDDKKTYTFKLRKDAKWSDGSAVTADDFIYSWKRALDPKTGAEYAYILQDLKNANKILAGEAELDSLGVKKVDDQTLEVQLEAPAPYFLGLTSFPTYLPLKQSFVEDKGDKFATNVDSMLFNGPFILDKWQSNAGWTYKKNPDYWDKANVKMEKIDVKVVKEISTGVNLFESKDVDFAPITSEFVSQYEKSEDYKTRPDARINFLRFNQKNKSLKNENIRKALALGFEKQGITDVILNDGSKPANFIVAKDFTFTPDGEDFRAKYPDLQSFDATEAKKAWDAGLKELGVKTVELDMLSRDEDAFKKVSEFLKGDLEKNLPGLTVNIKQQPFKNFLDLESKGDYDISAAGWGPDYQDPMTFLDMWLTGGSFNRMEYSNKEFDKMIKEAKAEPDEAKRWSTLQEAEKMLLAEDYAIAPIYQKGEAYLQRANIDKLYRHPFGADMSFKWMEVK; encoded by the coding sequence ATGAAGAAACAAACTAAAATTGCCTTTGCTGGATTATCCAGCATGGCGCTGCTCGCTGTAGCAGCTTGCGGCCAAAGCAATGAGTCAGATGGAAATTCTTCTTCATCAAAAGAAAAAAAGCAAGAGGTGACGCTCATTTCGACTACGGATGTGCCACAACTTGATCCAACAAAAACAACGGACTCAACATCCATCATCGTTACGAACAACGTCTTTGAAGGTCTGTACCGTCTTGACGGCGACAACAAACCGACTGCAGGGATCGCAGAAAGTGTGGAAGTATCAGATGATAAGAAAACATACACATTCAAACTCCGCAAAGATGCCAAGTGGTCAGATGGTTCAGCTGTCACGGCAGACGACTTCATCTACTCTTGGAAACGTGCACTCGATCCAAAAACAGGAGCAGAGTATGCGTACATCCTCCAGGATTTAAAAAATGCCAATAAAATCTTAGCCGGTGAAGCAGAACTCGATTCGCTCGGTGTCAAGAAAGTGGACGATCAAACTCTTGAAGTTCAATTGGAAGCTCCGGCTCCATATTTCCTTGGATTAACAAGTTTCCCTACTTACCTACCACTCAAGCAATCGTTTGTTGAAGACAAAGGTGATAAGTTTGCGACAAACGTCGACTCGATGCTCTTCAACGGACCATTTATCTTAGATAAGTGGCAATCCAATGCCGGTTGGACATACAAGAAAAACCCGGATTACTGGGATAAAGCCAACGTCAAAATGGAAAAAATCGATGTAAAAGTCGTTAAAGAAATTTCGACTGGGGTCAACTTGTTCGAGTCTAAAGACGTCGACTTCGCACCAATCACATCAGAGTTCGTATCACAATACGAAAAATCGGAAGATTATAAGACTCGTCCAGATGCACGGATCAACTTCCTCCGTTTCAACCAAAAAAATAAATCACTTAAAAACGAAAACATTCGTAAAGCCCTTGCACTTGGTTTTGAGAAACAGGGAATTACAGATGTCATCTTAAATGATGGTTCAAAACCGGCTAACTTCATTGTCGCAAAAGACTTTACGTTCACACCGGACGGTGAAGATTTCCGTGCCAAATATCCGGATCTCCAAAGCTTTGATGCAACAGAAGCGAAAAAAGCATGGGATGCCGGTCTAAAAGAACTTGGGGTCAAAACAGTAGAACTTGACATGTTGTCACGTGACGAAGATGCCTTTAAGAAAGTTTCTGAATTCTTAAAAGGTGATCTCGAGAAAAACTTACCGGGTCTTACTGTCAACATCAAGCAGCAACCGTTCAAAAACTTCTTGGACCTCGAGTCTAAAGGTGATTACGACATCTCTGCTGCCGGTTGGGGCCCTGACTACCAGGATCCAATGACGTTCCTCGATATGTGGTTAACAGGCGGAAGCTTTAACCGCATGGAATACTCGAACAAAGAGTTCGATAAGATGATCAAAGAAGCAAAAGCGGAGCCGGATGAAGCAAAACGTTGGTCAACACTTCAAGAAGCTGAAAAAATGCTCTTGGCAGAAGACTATGCAATCGCTCCGATCTACCAAAAAGGTGAAGCGTACTTGCAACGGGCGAACATCGACAAACTATATCGTCACCCATTCGGAGCAGACATGAGCTTCAAATGGATGGAAGTTAAATAA
- the ade gene encoding adenine deaminase, translating into MNQTVRARLITIAAKKEKAAVVYQGIQVIDVMTRETYQADVAVDSGYIAAVGDGYEGIETIDGTGKFIAPSFIDGHVHIESSMVTPSEYEQAILPLGVTTVIADPHEIANVKGAEGLQFMLDDAEGLALDVRMMLPSCVPATSFEHAGASLDAVALEPFVHHPGVHGLGEVMDYPAVERADRDMLKKIEQIEAAGKLVDGHAAGLGTRELNIYGVSGIRTDHEAVSKQEAIERARRGLYVEVREGSAARNLKEVLDAVTESNAGRFLFCTDDKHLDDTLREGTIDYNIRYAIKHGIKRETAYAMASLHAANAYQLNDRGAIVPGRRADFVILQDADQVKIDEVFVSGEQVARDGKTIISSQKIAVPSTLRGELKTKLITDQVFELVLEKPKAHVIGIIPKSIVTEHLILDVPLQDGKFIPVPEQDLLKIAVIERHNATNFSAVGIVKGFGMKRGAIAATVAHDSHNLVIVGTSDAEMKLAAERLIKAGGGVIAVNGTEVLAELPLEIAGLMTSRPFQEVGDTLEALNDALDVLEADRSFNPYLTMSFLCLPVIPNLKLTDSGLFDVKTFQHITVQA; encoded by the coding sequence ATGAATCAGACAGTTCGGGCACGACTTATTACAATTGCCGCTAAAAAAGAAAAAGCAGCGGTCGTCTATCAAGGCATTCAGGTCATCGATGTGATGACACGCGAGACCTATCAAGCAGATGTCGCGGTGGATTCCGGCTATATTGCCGCCGTCGGGGACGGGTATGAAGGGATTGAAACGATTGATGGAACAGGTAAGTTCATCGCGCCAAGCTTCATCGATGGACACGTCCATATCGAGTCGTCGATGGTGACACCAAGTGAATACGAGCAGGCAATTTTACCGCTTGGTGTGACGACAGTCATCGCAGATCCGCATGAGATTGCGAACGTGAAGGGAGCGGAAGGGCTCCAATTCATGTTAGATGATGCAGAAGGACTAGCGCTCGACGTCCGGATGATGTTGCCAAGCTGTGTTCCGGCGACGTCGTTTGAGCATGCTGGGGCGTCGCTTGATGCAGTGGCACTCGAACCTTTCGTCCATCATCCGGGAGTGCATGGCTTAGGGGAAGTCATGGACTATCCGGCAGTCGAACGGGCTGATCGTGATATGCTGAAAAAAATCGAGCAGATCGAAGCTGCCGGAAAACTGGTCGATGGTCATGCGGCAGGACTTGGGACACGTGAATTGAACATCTACGGTGTGTCAGGTATTCGGACGGATCATGAAGCAGTCAGCAAGCAAGAGGCGATTGAACGGGCACGTCGCGGATTATACGTCGAAGTCCGGGAAGGGTCGGCCGCTCGGAATCTCAAGGAAGTGCTCGACGCGGTCACGGAAAGTAATGCCGGTCGATTCCTCTTCTGTACGGACGATAAGCACCTGGACGACACGTTACGTGAAGGAACGATTGACTACAATATCCGCTATGCCATAAAGCATGGGATTAAGCGGGAAACAGCCTATGCGATGGCTTCTCTTCATGCAGCCAATGCGTATCAACTAAATGATCGTGGAGCGATCGTACCGGGACGTCGTGCGGACTTTGTTATCTTACAGGATGCCGATCAAGTGAAGATTGACGAAGTATTTGTCAGTGGTGAGCAAGTCGCCCGTGACGGTAAAACAATCATCTCGTCGCAAAAGATAGCAGTACCGTCGACACTGCGCGGCGAACTGAAAACGAAGCTGATTACGGATCAAGTTTTTGAATTAGTATTAGAGAAACCCAAAGCACACGTCATCGGAATCATCCCGAAAAGTATCGTCACGGAACATTTGATTTTGGATGTGCCTTTGCAAGATGGGAAATTTATCCCCGTTCCGGAGCAGGACTTATTAAAAATCGCCGTCATCGAGCGCCATAATGCGACTAACTTCTCAGCTGTCGGCATCGTTAAAGGATTTGGCATGAAGCGTGGTGCCATCGCGGCGACGGTCGCTCATGATTCACATAATCTTGTCATCGTCGGAACATCTGATGCCGAGATGAAACTTGCGGCAGAACGTCTGATCAAGGCTGGTGGAGGTGTCATTGCGGTCAACGGTACAGAAGTTTTGGCGGAGTTACCGCTTGAAATCGCTGGATTGATGACGAGTCGTCCTTTCCAGGAAGTCGGAGATACACTGGAAGCACTCAATGATGCGCTCGATGTACTTGAAGCCGACCGCTCTTTTAATCCGTACTTGACGATGTCTTTCCTCTGTTTGCCGGTCATCCCGAATTTGAAGTTGACGGATAGTGGATTGTTTGATGTCAAAACGTTCCAACATATTACAGTCCAAGCATAA